In the genome of Dunckerocampus dactyliophorus isolate RoL2022-P2 chromosome 6, RoL_Ddac_1.1, whole genome shotgun sequence, one region contains:
- the LOC129183375 gene encoding protein phosphatase 1 regulatory subunit 29-like isoform X1, giving the protein MVDKLLFLLLPALLFLQLPDAVRGDCWLIEGDKGYVWLAICSQNQPPYETVPQHINSTVHDLRLNENKLKAVLLTSMYRFTNLTDLNLTKNEISYIEDGAFAGQANLQVLQLGYNKLTNLTEGMLRGLGRMQCLFLQHNLIEVIATNAFWECPSLSSLDLSSNKLARLDPSTFTALNRLMVCELAGNPFHCGCDLYSFLTWLEAFNNVTHTYDRLQCETPREFTGYPLLSPLLGHGRNARVILSNRCQDGVIIPGMSSIGPELDGSGMGLDNPDSGLYHQPNFASTPDPTYNHQISMKLKTVSFFSASVMVQIPKPYSKMYVLSQYNNTFVADVMPLKTMKENINLDKLRPHTNYTYCVASVSKSQRYNHTCLSFTTRAMGLVDPRSNSSTTTHYIMTILGCLFGMVIVLGCVYYCLRRRRIQEEKEKALSVKKTILEMRYGPEAAAAVANNPAAMQRLQEQAHHQHHHGGGTGSKLPPSASSSTGMLHSSANTTSSRLSSLPQVEKMASAFSEAMAGKGSYMDVRTAGGMVESREGEMLTSSPGGEVGLDLRSGAENGTDVAEDSDDDGRGSASEISTIAKEVDKVNQIINNCIDALKLDASANVTTTADNNPVSTAQPQVCMASHPRNLLPLSPGDQIMASSPKVHPKSHPHPQAQAQPHPQLHQKPLPPSMAPVPLVMPLSERPGISGGGFLSPPYRDPPPANAVRPLQRQLSADTAVTKNRCGGPAGGMVKSGRVFSMDVPEQRSDPPKYPSEKSSPLGCGRSGGGVGGCNGSGMGSVNGGGVSMNGGGMACSNNSGGRGVAAGQQQQQPQPQPQHHHLEVQPDYHSSEHRHSFPALYYEGGSESPSPAQKASFLKPLGRSKRDATAAYSQLSPSRHHHYNSGYSSSPEYSSESTLRIWERFRPYKKSPREEASYIAAGHALRKKVQFAKDEDLHDILDYWKGVSAQQKL; this is encoded by the exons ATGGTGGACaagctcctcttcctcctcctcccagcgTTGCTGTTTCTGCAGCTGCCCGACGCTGTGAGAGGAGACTGCTGGCTGATCGAGGGGGACAAAGGCTACGTTTGGCTGGCTATCTGCAGTCAGAACCAGCCCCCCTACGAGACTGTCCCCCAGCACATCAACAGCACG GTTCACGACCTGCGTCTGAATGAGAACAAACTGAAGGCCGTGCTCCTCACCTCCATGTATCGCTTCACAAATCTCACCGACCTGAACCTCACCAAGAACGAGATCAGCTACATCGAAGATGGAGCCTTCGCCGGGCAGGCCAACCTTCAG GTTCTGCAGCTGGGCTACAACAAGTTGACCAACCTGACAGAGGGCATGTTACGAGGACTGGGTCGAATGCAGTGCCTCTTTCTTCAGCACAACCTCATCGAGGTCATTGCCACCAATGCCTTCTGGGAGTGCCCCAGCCTCAGCAGCCTGGACCTGTCGTCCAACAAGCTGGCCCGCCTAGACCCGTCTACCTTCACCGCCCTCAACCGTCTGATGGTATGTGAGCTGGCCGGAAACCCCTTCCACTGCGGATGCGACCTCTACAGCTTTCTCACCTGGCTGGAGGCGTTCAACAACGTCACTCACACCTACGACCGCCTTCAGTGCGAGACCCCTCGAGAATTTACAGGATATCCCCTCCTGAGCCCCTTGTTGGGACATGGGAGGAACGCCAGAGTCATCCTTTCAAACAGGTGTCAAGATGGCGTAATCATTCCAGGCATGTCGTCCATCGGACCGGAACTGGATGGCTCTGGCATGGGTCTAGACAACCCGGACTCCGGCTTGTACCACCAGCCGAACTTTGCGTCCACCCCCGATCCCACCTACAACCATCAAATCTCCATGAAGCTTAAGACCGTCTCTTTCTTCAGCGCTTCTGTCATGGTCCAGATACCGAAACCCTATAGCAAGATGTACGTCCTGTCACAGTACAACAACACCTTTGTGGCGGACGTCATGCCCCTTAAGACCATGAAGGAGAACATCAATTTGGATAAACTGCGGCCACACACCAACTACACTTACTGTGTGGCGTCCGTCAGCAAATCCCAGCGCTACAACCACACTTGCTTGTCCTTTACCACGCGGGCGATGGGGCTAGTGGACCCCCGAAGCAATTCGTCCACCACGACGCACTACATCATGACCATCCTGGGGTGTCTCTTCGGCATGGTCATCGTGCTCGGGTGTGTCTACTACTGCTTGAGACGACGACGCATCCAGGAAGAGAAGGAGAAAGCTCTGAGTGTCAAGAAAACCATCTTGGAGATGAG GTACGGCCCAGAGGCGGCGGCGGCAGTGGCCAACAATCCAGCCGCCATGCAGCGCCTCCAGGAGCAAGCCCACCACCAGCACCACCACGGAGGGGGGACGGGGAGCAAGCTTCCCCCATCAGCATCCTCGAGCACGGGCATGCTCCACAGCTCAGCAAACACCACCTCCTCCCGCCTTTCCagcttgccccaggtggagaagATGGCGTCCGCCTTTTCTGAGGCAATGGCCGGCAAGGGGAGCTACATGGACGTGAGGACTGCAGGAGGGATGGTTGAAAGCAGAGAGGGAGAGATGTTGACCAGTAGTCCAGGAGGGGAGGTAGGCTTGGACTTGAGAAGTGGGGCTGAAAATGGGACAGACGTGGCAGAGGATTCTGACGATGATGGCCGTGGATCCGCCTCTGAGATCTCCACTATTGCCAAGGAGGTGGACAAGGTGAACCAGATCATCAACAACTGCATTGATGCCCTCAAACTGGATGCCTCCGCTAATGTCACCACCACGGCCGATAACAACCCAGTTTCCACTGCCCAGCCTCAAGTTTGCATGGCGTCACATCCACGGAATCTCCTACCCCTCTCGCCAGGTGACCAAATCATGGCCTCTTCCCCAAAGGTGCACCCAAAgtctcatcctcatcctcaggCTCAAGCCCAGCCTCACCCTCAGCTTCACCAGAAGCCTCTTCCTCCCTCTATGGCCCCTGTACCCCTGGTGATGCCCCTGTCTGAGCGGCCAGGCATCAGTGGTGGGGGGTTCCTCTCCCCTCCATACCGTGACCCACCCCCTGCCAATGCAGTGCGACCCCTTCAGAGGCAGTTGAGCGCTGACACTGCTGTGACGAAGAACCGATGTGGTGGCCCTGCTGGGGGAATGGTCAAGAGCGGCAGGGTTTTCAGCATGGATGTTCCAGAGCAGCGCAGCGATCCGCCCAAGTACCCGTCGGAAAAAAGCAGCCCTCTTGGCTGTGGCAGGAGCGGAGGTGGAGTAGGGGGCTGTAATGGCAGTGGAATGGGGAGCGTAAATGGTGGTGGGGTGAGCATGAATGGCGGTGGCATGGCGTGTAGTAACAACAGTGGAGGTCGAGGTGTGGCAGCtggtcagcagcagcagcaaccgcAGCCGCAGCCGCAGCACCACCACCTGGAAGTTCAGCCCGACTACCACAGCTCCGAACACCGGCATTCCTTTCCTGCTCTCTACTACGAGGGCGGCAGCGAGTCGCCGTCACCGGCGCAAAAGGCATCTTTCCTCAAGCCACTGGGGCGCTCCAAGAGGGATGCCACGGCCGCTTACTCCCAGCTCTCACCCTCTCGCCACCACCACTACAACTCGGGTTACTCCTCCAGTCCTGAGTATTCCTCCGAGAGCACACTGCGGATCTGGGAGCGATTTCGCCCTTACAAGAAAAGCCCCCGAGAGGAGGCGTCCTATATAGCGGCGGGCCACGCCCTGCGTAAGAAGGTGCAGTTTGCGAAGGACGAGGACCTTCATGATATTTTAGACTACTGGAAGGGCGTTTCTGCCCAACAGAAGCTGTAA
- the LOC129183375 gene encoding protein phosphatase 1 regulatory subunit 29-like isoform X2, which translates to MYRFTNLTDLNLTKNEISYIEDGAFAGQANLQVLQLGYNKLTNLTEGMLRGLGRMQCLFLQHNLIEVIATNAFWECPSLSSLDLSSNKLARLDPSTFTALNRLMVCELAGNPFHCGCDLYSFLTWLEAFNNVTHTYDRLQCETPREFTGYPLLSPLLGHGRNARVILSNRCQDGVIIPGMSSIGPELDGSGMGLDNPDSGLYHQPNFASTPDPTYNHQISMKLKTVSFFSASVMVQIPKPYSKMYVLSQYNNTFVADVMPLKTMKENINLDKLRPHTNYTYCVASVSKSQRYNHTCLSFTTRAMGLVDPRSNSSTTTHYIMTILGCLFGMVIVLGCVYYCLRRRRIQEEKEKALSVKKTILEMRYGPEAAAAVANNPAAMQRLQEQAHHQHHHGGGTGSKLPPSASSSTGMLHSSANTTSSRLSSLPQVEKMASAFSEAMAGKGSYMDVRTAGGMVESREGEMLTSSPGGEVGLDLRSGAENGTDVAEDSDDDGRGSASEISTIAKEVDKVNQIINNCIDALKLDASANVTTTADNNPVSTAQPQVCMASHPRNLLPLSPGDQIMASSPKVHPKSHPHPQAQAQPHPQLHQKPLPPSMAPVPLVMPLSERPGISGGGFLSPPYRDPPPANAVRPLQRQLSADTAVTKNRCGGPAGGMVKSGRVFSMDVPEQRSDPPKYPSEKSSPLGCGRSGGGVGGCNGSGMGSVNGGGVSMNGGGMACSNNSGGRGVAAGQQQQQPQPQPQHHHLEVQPDYHSSEHRHSFPALYYEGGSESPSPAQKASFLKPLGRSKRDATAAYSQLSPSRHHHYNSGYSSSPEYSSESTLRIWERFRPYKKSPREEASYIAAGHALRKKVQFAKDEDLHDILDYWKGVSAQQKL; encoded by the exons ATGTATCGCTTCACAAATCTCACCGACCTGAACCTCACCAAGAACGAGATCAGCTACATCGAAGATGGAGCCTTCGCCGGGCAGGCCAACCTTCAG GTTCTGCAGCTGGGCTACAACAAGTTGACCAACCTGACAGAGGGCATGTTACGAGGACTGGGTCGAATGCAGTGCCTCTTTCTTCAGCACAACCTCATCGAGGTCATTGCCACCAATGCCTTCTGGGAGTGCCCCAGCCTCAGCAGCCTGGACCTGTCGTCCAACAAGCTGGCCCGCCTAGACCCGTCTACCTTCACCGCCCTCAACCGTCTGATGGTATGTGAGCTGGCCGGAAACCCCTTCCACTGCGGATGCGACCTCTACAGCTTTCTCACCTGGCTGGAGGCGTTCAACAACGTCACTCACACCTACGACCGCCTTCAGTGCGAGACCCCTCGAGAATTTACAGGATATCCCCTCCTGAGCCCCTTGTTGGGACATGGGAGGAACGCCAGAGTCATCCTTTCAAACAGGTGTCAAGATGGCGTAATCATTCCAGGCATGTCGTCCATCGGACCGGAACTGGATGGCTCTGGCATGGGTCTAGACAACCCGGACTCCGGCTTGTACCACCAGCCGAACTTTGCGTCCACCCCCGATCCCACCTACAACCATCAAATCTCCATGAAGCTTAAGACCGTCTCTTTCTTCAGCGCTTCTGTCATGGTCCAGATACCGAAACCCTATAGCAAGATGTACGTCCTGTCACAGTACAACAACACCTTTGTGGCGGACGTCATGCCCCTTAAGACCATGAAGGAGAACATCAATTTGGATAAACTGCGGCCACACACCAACTACACTTACTGTGTGGCGTCCGTCAGCAAATCCCAGCGCTACAACCACACTTGCTTGTCCTTTACCACGCGGGCGATGGGGCTAGTGGACCCCCGAAGCAATTCGTCCACCACGACGCACTACATCATGACCATCCTGGGGTGTCTCTTCGGCATGGTCATCGTGCTCGGGTGTGTCTACTACTGCTTGAGACGACGACGCATCCAGGAAGAGAAGGAGAAAGCTCTGAGTGTCAAGAAAACCATCTTGGAGATGAG GTACGGCCCAGAGGCGGCGGCGGCAGTGGCCAACAATCCAGCCGCCATGCAGCGCCTCCAGGAGCAAGCCCACCACCAGCACCACCACGGAGGGGGGACGGGGAGCAAGCTTCCCCCATCAGCATCCTCGAGCACGGGCATGCTCCACAGCTCAGCAAACACCACCTCCTCCCGCCTTTCCagcttgccccaggtggagaagATGGCGTCCGCCTTTTCTGAGGCAATGGCCGGCAAGGGGAGCTACATGGACGTGAGGACTGCAGGAGGGATGGTTGAAAGCAGAGAGGGAGAGATGTTGACCAGTAGTCCAGGAGGGGAGGTAGGCTTGGACTTGAGAAGTGGGGCTGAAAATGGGACAGACGTGGCAGAGGATTCTGACGATGATGGCCGTGGATCCGCCTCTGAGATCTCCACTATTGCCAAGGAGGTGGACAAGGTGAACCAGATCATCAACAACTGCATTGATGCCCTCAAACTGGATGCCTCCGCTAATGTCACCACCACGGCCGATAACAACCCAGTTTCCACTGCCCAGCCTCAAGTTTGCATGGCGTCACATCCACGGAATCTCCTACCCCTCTCGCCAGGTGACCAAATCATGGCCTCTTCCCCAAAGGTGCACCCAAAgtctcatcctcatcctcaggCTCAAGCCCAGCCTCACCCTCAGCTTCACCAGAAGCCTCTTCCTCCCTCTATGGCCCCTGTACCCCTGGTGATGCCCCTGTCTGAGCGGCCAGGCATCAGTGGTGGGGGGTTCCTCTCCCCTCCATACCGTGACCCACCCCCTGCCAATGCAGTGCGACCCCTTCAGAGGCAGTTGAGCGCTGACACTGCTGTGACGAAGAACCGATGTGGTGGCCCTGCTGGGGGAATGGTCAAGAGCGGCAGGGTTTTCAGCATGGATGTTCCAGAGCAGCGCAGCGATCCGCCCAAGTACCCGTCGGAAAAAAGCAGCCCTCTTGGCTGTGGCAGGAGCGGAGGTGGAGTAGGGGGCTGTAATGGCAGTGGAATGGGGAGCGTAAATGGTGGTGGGGTGAGCATGAATGGCGGTGGCATGGCGTGTAGTAACAACAGTGGAGGTCGAGGTGTGGCAGCtggtcagcagcagcagcaaccgcAGCCGCAGCCGCAGCACCACCACCTGGAAGTTCAGCCCGACTACCACAGCTCCGAACACCGGCATTCCTTTCCTGCTCTCTACTACGAGGGCGGCAGCGAGTCGCCGTCACCGGCGCAAAAGGCATCTTTCCTCAAGCCACTGGGGCGCTCCAAGAGGGATGCCACGGCCGCTTACTCCCAGCTCTCACCCTCTCGCCACCACCACTACAACTCGGGTTACTCCTCCAGTCCTGAGTATTCCTCCGAGAGCACACTGCGGATCTGGGAGCGATTTCGCCCTTACAAGAAAAGCCCCCGAGAGGAGGCGTCCTATATAGCGGCGGGCCACGCCCTGCGTAAGAAGGTGCAGTTTGCGAAGGACGAGGACCTTCATGATATTTTAGACTACTGGAAGGGCGTTTCTGCCCAACAGAAGCTGTAA